A region of the Roseobacter denitrificans OCh 114 genome:
CAAACAGATCGCCAACCACGTTCATCCCCGCCATCAGCGGCCCTTCGATCACATGCAGCGGACGCTCGGCCTGCAATCGCGCCTCTTCGGTATCGGCGTCGATAAACTCCGTGATCCCGTTGACCAGCGCATGTTCCAGCCGCTTTTCAATGGACCATTCCCGCCATGCCAGATCGCGCACCTTTTCCTCGCGCGCACCGTCCCGGAAGCGTTCGGCCATGTCAAGCATCCGCTCCGTGGCATCCTCGCGCCGGTTGAGCACCACGTCTTCGCAGGCCGTACGCAGGTCGGGGTCAATCTGGTCATAGACAGCCAGCTGGCCCGCATTGACGATGCCCATATCCATGCCCGCCTGAATGGCGTGATAGAGGAAAACCGCATGCATCGCCTCGCGCACCGTTTCATTGCCGCGAAACGAAAACGACAGGTTCGACACCCCGCCCGACACATGCGCATGAGGCAGGTTCTGGCGGATCCAGCGGGTCGCCTCGATGAAATCGACGCCGTAGTTGTTATGCTCTTCGATGCCCGTGGCGACCGCAAAGATGTTGGGATCAAAGATGATATCCTCGGGCGGAAAACCGACCTCCTCCACGAGGATACGGTAGGCGCGTGCGCAAATCTCGATCTTGCGGGCGGCGGTATCGGCCTGGCCCTCTTCGTCAAAGGCCATAACCACAACAGCGGCGCCATAGGCCAGACAGAGCCGGGCGTGATGGCGGAATTCCTCCTCGCCCTCTTTCATCGAGATGGAATTGACCACGGATTTACCCTGCACGCACTGCAGGCCCGCCTCGATCACCTCCCATTTGGAACTGTCGATCATGATGGGTACGCGCGCGATGTCGGGCTCGGATGCGATGAGGTTGAGGAACTCGATCATCGCCTGTTTGGAGTCGATCAGCCCCTCATCCATGTTGACGTCGATGATCTGCGCCCCGTTTTCCACCTGATCGCGCGCCACATCAAGAGCTGCGGCATAGTCGCGATTGGTGATCAGCTTGCGAAACTTCGCAGAGCCGGTAACGTTGGTCCGCTCACCGACGTTCACAAAGGGAATATCAGGCGTGAGGACAAAGGGCTCAAGCCCGGACAGGCGCAAATACCGGGTCATGCCGCCTGCTCCTTTTCCAACTGGCGCGGCGCAAAGGGGGCGACCGCCTCCGCAATGGCGCGGATGTGTTCGGGCGTGGTGCCGCAGCAACCGCCGACCACGTTCAGCAGACCTTCTTGGGCGAACCCGGCCAGTTGTGCCGCGGTCTCTTCGGGGCCCTCGTCATATTGCCCGAAGGCATTGGGCAGCCCTGCATTGGGATAGGCGCAGGTCAGCGTGTCAACCACGCCCGCAAGCTCCGCCATATGCGGCCGCATCGCGCCCGCCCCTAGCGCGCAGTTCAGCCCTACGGAAAACGGCCGGGCATGGGCCACCGAATGCCAGAACGCCGTCGGCGTTTGCCCCGAAAGCGTGCGCCCGGATGCATCGGTGATCGTGCCGGAGATCATGATCGGCAGGCGGATGCCCTGCGCCTGAAACGCCTCGATCGCGGCAAAAATGGCCGCCTTTGCGTTGAGTGTGTCAAAAATGGTTTCAATCAGGATCAGATCCGCGCCCCCCATGATCAGCGCGCGGATCTGGTCGCGGTAGGCGAGGCGCAAATCATCGAAAGTCACCGCGCGGTAGCCGGGATTGCTCACGTCGGGGGACAAAGACGCGGTACGGTTGGTCGGGCCAACGGCCCCGGCCACGTAGCGCGGCTTGCCATCCAGCGCCGTGGCCCGGTCCAGCGCGCGCCGCGCAACGCGCGCCGCCTCCACATTCAGATCATGGACGGCAGCCTCAAGACCGTAATCGGCCTGTGCAATCGCGGTTGAGGAAAACGTATTGGTTTCAACGATATCCGCGCCTGCGATGGCGAAATCATAGTGGATCTGTTCGATCGCCTGCGGCTGTGTCAGGGACAACAGGTCGTTGTTGCCTTTCTGAGGCAGGTCCGTCGCATGCGCGCAGGGCATGCCGGTTCCATGACCGGTGTAATCATCCTCCCCAAGACCGAGCCCCTGGATCATCGTGCCCATGGCACCATCCATGATCAGGATGCGCTCGCGCGCGGTCGCGCTCAGTGCATTGACGCAGTGATGATCGTGTAAAGACATGGCACCCCCCGAGTTTGGTCGCCGCTGCCTATCAGCATTTTAATTATTAGCATAATTCATATTCTTCAGCTTCATTATGAGTTACTCGCGGATAATCACGGGAGGCTGCCATCTATCCGCCACCGCTGAGCCGCGAAAAACATGGCGGTGATACCTGCTTGCCCCGGATAAACCGCCCTGACGTGTCCGGATGTGAGCCATTCGCTTTTTGCATAGCGGCTTTCACATTGCCCATGTTGACCCAAACCGGGCGGCGGCCTAACTGCGCATCAATGGCAGTGCGCACGATGGCGTCGTGTGCTTTCTGTCCTTACCGCAAATATCCTGAACGCCCGGATTTGGACGGCTCCCGCAGTGGAGCGGTCCCGAAGTGATTGTTGAGGTCCCAAGATGTTCCAGAACCCGTCCCTGCCCGGTCTCCACATTGCTGCACCTGCCAAACCCAATACCGGGATGATCTGCATGATCGTGGCAATGCTGCTGCTTCCTTTGGGGGATACATTTGCGAAACTGATCAGTGAGACACTAAACCCGGTCGGTGTCACGCTCTGCCGTATTCTGGCGCAGGCGCTGTTTCTGGTGCCGGTGGCCTATGTGCTGCGGCACCGTCTGCGCGGGGCGATGTTCTCGCCCGTTGTGGCGCTGTCGGGCGGGCTGCTGATCGTGTCGCTGACCAGCCTGATCAGCGCTTTCGCGGTGATGCCGATCACGACGGCACTTGCGATCTTCTTTGTCGAGCCGCTGATACTGACCATTCTTGCCGCGTTCCTTCTGGGGGAAACCGCCGGACCGCGCCGCCTTGCCGCTGTCGGTGTCGGGTTGATCGGCGCGATGATCGTGATCCGCCCCGGTTTTGACGTTTATGGCTGGGCGACCTTGCTGCCGCTGATCTCCGCCTTTGCCTATGCACTCAACATGATCGTGCTCAAGAAAGCAACCGTGACCCGCTCCGGCCTGACCGTTCAATGTGGCACGACGATCTATGCCGGGCTTGGCCTCATCCTGCTGTCTGCGGGTCTGGGCACGACGGGCATGACGGCGTTCATACCTGCCGCCAGTGATACGTCGACATGGCTGCTGATCCTTTGCGCTGGCGCGGTTGCGGCCACATCCTTTGTGCTGATCGCCGAAGCCTACCGATCCGCAGACGCAACCGCGCTGGCACCGTTTCAGTATCTGGAAATCGTAACCGCCACGGCCCTCGGGTTTCTGGTGTTTGGCGATTTCCCGGACACGCTGACGTGGATCGGCGTGGCAATCATCCTTGGCTCGGGCATCTACATCTTTCACCGCGAGGGACAGTCAGACACCGCAGCACCCCGCCGCAAACGCGCGGAACGCTAAAGGATTCGGCCCCAACGCTAGCCACTCTGTCGCATCGGCCATGGACAATCTGACCTTGAACCGGGCTGCGCATCGCAGCGCCCGGTTCAAGATATGCTTCAGGCTTCGGTGACGTCCGAAATCCATGTGCCCGCCGCAACCGCGCGCGGCAAGCCCAACGGCCCGATGGCCAAAAGAGCAACCTGATGCAGGTCCTGCCGGGCGATGTCCTCTGCGAGACCGCGACGCGCATGCGAATGCACCGCACCTTCGGACCCGGCACCAATTGCAAGGGCCAGTTTGACCAAGCGCCGTTCGCGCGCGCTCAGCTCGCCCGCATTGGCAGTGGCGGCCCCCAGACTGGCATAGGCATCCCAGACCTCCGGATGGGCGGCGGCGAGATTTCCTGCCGCGCCGGGTAGATCGTTGCTCATCTTTTTCGTCCTTTCAGGTTTATCTATCGGGCCTAACGCATGTTTTATTCAACTGCTGGCCCTGTGTTGCTTGCGCCTGTGGCAGCGCGCGTCAGGATCGACGCGCTTTTGACGGGGGCTGGAAAAACCAGCCTCCCGTCTTGTGTTGCACATGCGTTTACTTTGGTGCATCCGAGGCGTTCTGCATGAGATATTCTGTCACCAGAGCCGCCTCGGCTTCGTCCAGACCTGCGCGCGGGAACATGGATGGGGTGATGCCCTTCCACTGCTGCTGGGTAAAGTGGGTCACCTCGCGCGGGGCGTGGCAGACCGTGCAGCGCTCGAAGTAGATCTTCTCGCCCGGGCTCATATCCGCATAAAGCTTTTCGGTCAGCTCATAGAGGCGATCGACACCGATCTTGTCATAGTCAATCGCGGCATAGTCATACTCCTCAAGGATCGCGGGTTTCTCATAGGCGAGGTTCGGCCCCTCCGGGTCCTCGCATTTGCGCATCGAACACAGGGTGGTATTCGCAGTCGTTGCCTGCGCCACACCGGACGAACGCTGTGTCGAGGTCAGGAAGTTCACCAGACCCGAGTTGCACCGCCCCTTGCTGTCAAGCTGCGGCCATGCACCCTCGTAGATCGACACGACACCGGGCATGATCTCGTCGCTGACAACAGCGCCTGCAATCACCGTGCCCCGGTCGTTGTAAAGCTCAACCAGATCACCGTCCTCGATCCCGCGCGCGGCGGCATCCTGCGTGTTGATCCGCACCGGTTCGCGCCCCTGCACCTTGTAAAGCGCGCGCAGGTTTTCCGACTGGTCCATCTGGCTGTGCAAACGGAACCACGGGTGTGGCGAGACCACGTGCAACTGGCCCTCCTTGGCGTTGCCGAGGTATTCGTGCTTTTCCATCCAGATCGGCATGCCGGGCATGTCGTCGATGTCGAGCTTGGCAAAATCCTCGCAGAACATCTCGATCTTGCCTGAGGTTGTGTGCAGCGGGTTGCCTTCGGGATCGTTAAAGAACGCCCCGTGGCGGGTCCATTTGCGCGCCTCTTCCGGCACCTCCTGACGGGCAAAGCCCTTTTCCCAGAATTCTTCGAACGGGGTATGCGCGGCGGCGCTGGATTTCTCATAGGCCCGACGGATGTGATACATCTTGTCCTCGCCATCGGTGAACTGCGCCCACAGACCCAGCGTATCGGCCAGCCCTTCGAAGATCTCGTAATCCGGCAGGCTCTCGCCCACGGGTTCGATCATCTTTTTCATCGCATAGACCTTGTCGTTGGAATAGGTCCCGCCAGAGGAGATATCATCTTGTTCCAGCGTCGAGGCGGCAGGCATGACGATATCAGCCCAGCGTGTCGCCGCGGTCCACCAGACATCCACGCTGACCACGGTTTCCACCTTCTCCAGCGCCCGGATCAGCCGGTTGGTATCCTGCTGGTGGCTCATGAAGTTGTTGCCCGCGTTAAAGACGACCTTCACATCCGGATAGGTATGGGTGTTACCGTTGTAGAACACTTCCTTGCCGGGGTTTTCCAGCATGTCGGTGATGCGGCTCGCCGGGCAGACGGTCTTGACAAAATTCCGCCCCTGGCTCAGGCCCGCCGGGTTCGATTTTCCCGAAGCCGGCATGCCGCCGTTGCCATAGTGCCAGCTGAAGCCGACACCGCAGCCCGGTTTCCCGATCTTGCCGGTCAGTGCGGCAAAGTTGATGATCGCCCAATGGGTCATCTCACCGTGTTGTGCGCGTTGCAGCGCCCAGGCCCCCGCGATATTGGTGTTGGATTTGGCAAAAAGCTCTGCCATCTCGCGGATTTTCGCAGCTTCAATCCCGGTGATCTCCGCCGCCCATTCCGGGGTTTTCGCAACGCCATCCTCCTCGCCGTTGACATAGGCGATCCACTTGTCAGCACCGACCGTGTATTTCGCCATATAGGCGCGGTCCTCAAGACCCTCGGCCAGCACGTGGTTGGCCA
Encoded here:
- a CDS encoding homocysteine S-methyltransferase family protein yields the protein MSLHDHHCVNALSATARERILIMDGAMGTMIQGLGLGEDDYTGHGTGMPCAHATDLPQKGNNDLLSLTQPQAIEQIHYDFAIAGADIVETNTFSSTAIAQADYGLEAAVHDLNVEAARVARRALDRATALDGKPRYVAGAVGPTNRTASLSPDVSNPGYRAVTFDDLRLAYRDQIRALIMGGADLILIETIFDTLNAKAAIFAAIEAFQAQGIRLPIMISGTITDASGRTLSGQTPTAFWHSVAHARPFSVGLNCALGAGAMRPHMAELAGVVDTLTCAYPNAGLPNAFGQYDEGPEETAAQLAGFAQEGLLNVVGGCCGTTPEHIRAIAEAVAPFAPRQLEKEQAA
- a CDS encoding DMT family transporter; this translates as MFQNPSLPGLHIAAPAKPNTGMICMIVAMLLLPLGDTFAKLISETLNPVGVTLCRILAQALFLVPVAYVLRHRLRGAMFSPVVALSGGLLIVSLTSLISAFAVMPITTALAIFFVEPLILTILAAFLLGETAGPRRLAAVGVGLIGAMIVIRPGFDVYGWATLLPLISAFAYALNMIVLKKATVTRSGLTVQCGTTIYAGLGLILLSAGLGTTGMTAFIPAASDTSTWLLILCAGAVAATSFVLIAEAYRSADATALAPFQYLEIVTATALGFLVFGDFPDTLTWIGVAIILGSGIYIFHREGQSDTAAPRRKRAER
- a CDS encoding carboxymuconolactone decarboxylase family protein; the encoded protein is MSNDLPGAAGNLAAAHPEVWDAYASLGAATANAGELSARERRLVKLALAIGAGSEGAVHSHARRGLAEDIARQDLHQVALLAIGPLGLPRAVAAGTWISDVTEA
- a CDS encoding molybdopterin-dependent oxidoreductase codes for the protein MSFSQPTRRSFLQGGAAVFGATSLMGTTALAALDPNSFDGRVFHATHYGPFEGVVRDGKLVGLNTIMDIDARPTEMLTTGVMDRTYDKSRINYPMVRKSYLDGWETGDIKPELRGKEPYVRVDWDTAWSLTAKALLDTATNHGNEAIFSSSYGGWSNAGTFRPNVLQGRLMNLIGGCTVTAGDWSAGASQVALPHIIGDMEVYSTQSAWETIRDHCEVFVLVGCDPIKNNRVEYRVADHGMYAHWETIRDSGVKFISINPQKTASDAYLDADWVQIVPNTDVALFCAMANHVLAEGLEDRAYMAKYTVGADKWIAYVNGEEDGVAKTPEWAAEITGIEAAKIREMAELFAKSNTNIAGAWALQRAQHGEMTHWAIINFAALTGKIGKPGCGVGFSWHYGNGGMPASGKSNPAGLSQGRNFVKTVCPASRITDMLENPGKEVFYNGNTHTYPDVKVVFNAGNNFMSHQQDTNRLIRALEKVETVVSVDVWWTAATRWADIVMPAASTLEQDDISSGGTYSNDKVYAMKKMIEPVGESLPDYEIFEGLADTLGLWAQFTDGEDKMYHIRRAYEKSSAAAHTPFEEFWEKGFARQEVPEEARKWTRHGAFFNDPEGNPLHTTSGKIEMFCEDFAKLDIDDMPGMPIWMEKHEYLGNAKEGQLHVVSPHPWFRLHSQMDQSENLRALYKVQGREPVRINTQDAAARGIEDGDLVELYNDRGTVIAGAVVSDEIMPGVVSIYEGAWPQLDSKGRCNSGLVNFLTSTQRSSGVAQATTANTTLCSMRKCEDPEGPNLAYEKPAILEEYDYAAIDYDKIGVDRLYELTEKLYADMSPGEKIYFERCTVCHAPREVTHFTQQQWKGITPSMFPRAGLDEAEAALVTEYLMQNASDAPK